A window of Castanea sativa cultivar Marrone di Chiusa Pesio chromosome 1, ASM4071231v1 contains these coding sequences:
- the LOC142628641 gene encoding uncharacterized protein LOC142628641, translating into MAEDPMRRNQNLVYQYHQDVGHTSENCRTLWNHSEQLVSEGKLKQHLYQPNRQGSNSGSINQRNNSSRPPLGTINVILAALGRIGSCPTRVMSVSHILTEESGYRPKRIKGASPPILGFLDEDKVGTIQLHDNALVVTLRIGNYDVKRVGV; encoded by the exons atggctgAGGACCCTATGAGGCGGAATCAGAACCTTGTTTaccaataccatcaggatgtaggcCATACTAGTGAGAACTGCCGGACACTTTGGAATCATTCGGAACAGCTGGTTAGTGAAGGAAAGCTAAAGCAACATTTATATCAGCCCAATAGGCAAGGAAGCAATTCGGGTTCGATTAaccagaggaataattcatctcggccccCCTTGGGAACGATCAATGTCATCCTTGCAGCCCTAGGCAGGATCGGTtcctgtcctactagggtgatgtctgTATCACATATTCTCACCGAGGAGTCTGGCTACAGGCCGAAAAGAATTAAAGGTGCTTCTCCGCCTATCTTGGGTTTCTTGGACGAAGATAaagttgggaccatccaactaCATGATAACGCCCTGGTGGTTACTCTAAGGATAGGGAACTACgatgtaaagagg gTTGGAGTATGA